The DNA region CTCGGTCAACCTCGCGGCCTGCATCGCCGAGGCGACCGAGCGGGTGGTGTTCATCAACACCGGTTTCCTCGACCGGACGGGCGACGAGATCCACACCTCCATGGAGGCCGGGCCGATGATCCGCAAGGGCGAGATGAAGTCCGCCCGGTGGATGACGGCCTACGAGGACTTCAACGTCGACACCGGACTCGCGTGCGGTCTGCGTGGCCGGGCCCAGATCGGCAAGGGTATGTGGGCCAAGACCGACCTCATGGCGGAGATGCTCGCGGAGAAGATCGGACAGCCCGAGGCCGGTGCGAACACCGCATGGGTCCCCTCCCCGACCGGAGCCACCCTGCACGCCACGCACTACCACCGGGTCAACGTCATGACCCGGCAGGAGGAGCTGCTCGCCGGTGGCGCCCGCGCGAGTGTCGACGACATCCTCTCCGTGCCGCTCGCCCCGAACACCGAGTGGTCGGATGCCGAGAAAAAAGAGGAGGTCGACAACTCCTGCCAGACCATCCTGGGTTACGTCGTCCGGTGGGTCGAGCAGGGAATCGGTGTGTCGAAGGTGCCGGACATCCACGACGTCAACCTCATGGAGGATCGCGCCACCCTGCGGATCTCGTCGCAGATGCTGGCCAACTGGATCCGCCACGGCATCATCACCGCCGACGATGTCGAGGATTCGCTGCGCCGGATGGCAGAGATCGTCGACAAGCAGAACGCCGGTGACGAGGCGTACCGGAACATGGCACCGGACTTCGATTCGTCGATCGCGTGGCAGGCCGCCCGGGAGCTGATCCTCGAGGGCACCACGCAGCCGTCGGGCTACACCGAGCCGATCCTCCACCGCCGTCGTCGCGAGTTCAAGGCGGCCAACGCCCGGTAGGACACGGCGCACGGTTGGACACGGCGCACGGTGACCGGCGCCCGCGCACCGGAATCCGCTGCCCCGCCCGATACCCGCCCCTCACCGGGGAGCGGATCGGGACGGAGGGCAGCGGATTCCGTCATTCCGGCCAGGGTCCGCGCTGCCGGGATCGACGGGCTCCCGACGCCGCGGTGTCAGGGGACGAGACCGGCCACCGCCGCGCGGAGGATCGCCACGGCGGCATCCCTACGGTCGCGGGTGAACCTGGCCTCGGGCCCGGATGCCGACACCGCGAAGGCGGCGTCACCGGTGCCGACCGCGATGGCCACGCACCGGACACCCTCCTCCTGCTCGGACTCGTCGGTGGCGAACCCGACCCGGCGGACCAACCGCAGTTCGTCGATCAGACTGTCCGGATCGACGATCGTCGAGTCGGTGAAGCGGCGCATGCCGGCCCGGTCGAGCATGCTGCGGACCTCGTCGTCGTCGTCCCCCGCGACCAGAGCCTTACCCACCGCGGTGCAGTGCACGTCCACCCGTCGGCCCACCTCGGTGAACATCCGCATCGAGTGCGGCGAGGGCACCTGGGCCAGGTAGACCACCCCGTCTCCCTCCCGGACAGCGAGATTGGCGGTCTCGCCGGTGCCCTCGACCACGGCGGTGAGAACCGGCACGGCCCAGGAGGCGGTCGCGCGCCCGGCGACGTCACCGATCCGCTGCAGTCGCGGACCCAGCAGGTAGTCACGGCCGGCGTCACGCCGGAGATGTCCGCTCTCGGCGAGAGTGCCGCACAGACGGTGGACGGTGGCGGCCGCCAGCCCGGTGTCGGCGACGAGGTCTCCGAGACTCGCCCGGCCGCCTCGGCTGCTCAGCGCGTCGAGCAGATCGAAGGCACGGTCGACGGACTGGACCCGCGAGCGCCCGCCACGAGGAGAACTCACCGCCGGTCCGCCCCCAGAATCCGGAGCGCGACCTCGAGCGGGTCGGGCGCGTCGTCGGCGCGGCCACGGGTGTCGGTGTCGATCCACCGGATCCGGTGGTCACGGCCGAACCACGACCGCTGCCGCCGGACGTAGCGACGGGTACCGATCACGGTCCGCTCCTCGGCGCGTCCCGTGCCCTCGTCGTCGATCCGCTGGTGCGCGTCCATCTCATCGAGCACCTGTGCGTACCCGATCGCCCGCCGCGCCGTGACGCCCTCGAGCAACCCGACGCCCACGAGTCGACGGACCTCGTCGACGAGGCCGGTCGCGAACATCGTCGCCGCTCGTGTGGCCAACCGTTCATCGAGTTCGGCCAGGTCGCATCGCACCCCCAGCAGACGGGTGCCCCACCGGGGCTCCCCGATCGTCGGCCGGGAGGCCGAGAAGGGCTTCCCGGTGAGTTCGACGACCTCGAGGGCGCGAACGGTACGCCTGGGATCGCTGGGCAGGATGGTCCGGGCGGCCTCGGGGTCCACCGCCGCGAGCTCGGCGTGCAGCGCCTCCACCCCGATCTGCTCGAGTCGACGCTCGTAGTGGGCCCGCACCTGAGGGTCGGTGTCCGGGATCATCCATCCGTCCACGAGGGCCTGGACGTACATCATCGATCCGCCGCACAGGATGGGCACATGGCCGCGCTCGCGGATCTCGTCGATCTCCCGCTCGGCCGCTGTGCGGAAGTCGGCCACGCTGGCGGTCTGGGTCACGTCCAGGACGTCGAGTCGGTGGTGAGGGATCCCCCGCCGCTGTTCCGGCGTGAGCTTGGCGGTACCGATGTCCATTCCGCGGTACTGCTGCATGGCATCGCAGTTGACCACCTCCCCGCCGAGTCGTTCGGCCAGTCCGAGGGCCAGGTCCGACTTCCCGGTCCCGGTCGGCCCCACCACGGCGACGGGAGCGGTCCCCGTCATGACGGCTCCCCGGGCACGATCGCATCGCGGGCGTGGGGGTCGCGGACGGCGCCCTCCACTGCAAGGTCCGTGGGGGATTCCGGGGGCCACCACGCGCAGTGATACCCCACCCCGAACGGCGCCCAGGACAGCGACTCCCGAGCAGGGCGGCCCGCGACCAGAGAGGCCAGTGCGAGCCACGCGGGCCGACTCCACCACCCGACCTCGTCCGCCACGCGCGCGCCCGGGTCGGGAAGCACACCCCCGGTACGCAGCCACCGGCCGAGGTGGCCGTCCAGTGAGACACCGCGCGGGTCCTCGGGGACGGGGGCGCGCGGTGTGAGGGAGGCGGGGCCGTCCGCGACGACGACGACGAGGTCGTCCGGCTCCGGAGTGGGGGCGGACCGCGGACTCACGGGGATGCCCCTGAAGGACCTCGGAAGGTCGGTTCCCGCACGGTCGAGCAGCCACCAACCGATCAGTGCCGCGTCGGGGACCGCCCCGTGCGGTGCCGGCGGGGCATCGGGCCGACCCACCGGGACGTCGACCCCCCACCTCGCGAGAGTGGAACGCATGTCGCCGAGGCCTCGGCCCCCGGGGTCGGACCCCAGTACGACGACCCGTGCCGCGCCGATCCGGGCCCGCCGGAGCACCTCACAGATCGTGTCCACCCCGCCGCCGGTGTCCGCGACCGCCGATCCGGACAGCTCCGGCACGAGGACCGGGGCTCCGGGGACCAGGACGACTGAGGGGCTCACATCCCGAAACCCTACTGACCGCCTCCGACGCCGGGGAACAGACCCGTACGGGGACACGGCGGGGATACGGCGGACACCCGGGCGGCGGTTGGTACACACTAGGAGGATGCCGTCTCCGCGACGCGGGTCGGCGAGGCGATGACCGGTGCGAACCCGGTGACGGTGCCGTGACACGCGGCAGAAGGAAACGAGGACGACATGACCGAGCAGTCACCCGCCGCCCAGAGCGGATCAGGTCCGGGCGGATCGAGTTCGGACGGCGCGACCCCGAACCCCGGTCCGAGGCCGGGAGCGCCCTCCCCCGCCGCACTGGCCCGCAAGGTGGCTCCGCGGCCGACCCCCGCCGTCGCGCCCCGGGTCGAGCGCGGTTCGGATCCGTCCAAGTGGGGTCGCGTCGACGAGTCGGGGGCGGTGTTCGTCCGGACGGCTGACGGCGAGCGCCAGGTCGGGTCGTGGCAGGCCGGTGCCCCGGAAGAGGGGCTGGCGCACTTCGGGCTCCGGTTCGACGACCTCGCGGCCGAGGTCGCCCTGCTGGAGACCCGCCTCGATTCCCACCCGCAGGACGCCCGCAAGACCCGCGCCTCGGCGGAGACGCTCGCAGCGCAGATCCCCGCCGCCGCAGCAGTGGGGGATCTGGACTCACTCGCGGCACGGGTGGCAGCGGTGATCGAGCGTTCCGGCGAGGTCGAGGCCGCGGCCAGGCAGCGCAAGGACGAGCAGCGGGCGGCGGCGATCGCGCGCAAGGAGGCCCTGGCGGCGGAGGCCGAGGAGATCGGCGCGTCGTCGACGCAGTGGAAGTCCGCCGGCGATCGACTCCGCGAGATCCTCGAGGAGTGGAAGACGATCCGGGGTATCGACCGCAAGACCGACGACGCCCTGTGGAAGCGCTTCTCCAAGGCTCGGGAGGCGTTCAACCGGCGCCGTGGCTCGCACTTCGCCGAACTGGACCGCACCCGGGCCTCGGTCAAGCGGGTCAAGGAGGAGCTCGTGGAGCGGGCCGAGGCGCTCTCGGCATCCACCGAGTGGAACGACACGGCAACGGCGTTCCGTCGTCTCATGGACGAGTGGAAGGCGGCCGGCAGGGCTCCCCGTGACGCCGATGATGCGCTGTGGAAGCGGTTCAAGGCCGCCCAGGACACGTTCTTCGACGCCCGCCACGCGGCGTCAGCGGAACGGGACGCCGAGTTCGAGTCCAACGCCCAGGCCAAGGAGGCGCTGCTCGCCGAGTACGAGGGCAGGATCGACCCTGCGGCGGACCTGGGTGCCGCACGGTCCGCTCTGCGGTCGTTGCAGTCCCGGTGGGAGGAGATCGGCAAGGTTCCCAGGGAGCGGATGGGTCAGCTCGAGGGTCGTATCCGGGCTCTGGAGAAGCGGGTCGCGGACGCCGCGGACACCGAGTGGCGTCGTACCGATCCGGAAGCGAAGGCACGCGCCGGCCAGTTCTGGGACCGGGTGCGCGACTTCGAGGAGCAGGCCGCGAAGGCGGAGGCTGCAGGCAGGAGCAACGAAGCCGAGGGTGCCCGCGCCCAGGCCTCGCAGTGGAGGGAGTGGGCGGAGGCCGCCGAGAGGGCGGTTGACACCCGCTGACTCCTGGTTGACGGGGAGCGCCCCCGGATCAGAAGAGCCCGACCCGGATCGACGGGTCGGGCTCTTCCTCGTCCGGGCGGACTATGGGGTTCGGGGTTCGGTCAGCCCCGGTCCCCGTGCCGGGCGTCGTCCTCGAGCGCGAGCTGCTCGGGGGTCCGTGCCCACAACACGCTCGCAAGGGTGATCGCCAGTGCGAACACGATGAGCTCGCTGATGTAGAGGCCGATCCCGGGGGCTCCGAAGTCCTGCACGTCGGGGTTGGGTCCCCGGCCGGACTGGCGAAGCCAGATCGCCAGTACGCCGTAGACGGCGGCGACACACGTCGCGCCCCAGGCGATCCCGGCGGCCCACCACTTCTGGGTCATGATCATCGCGGCGCCGAACGCGATGGTCCCGACCGAGTACAGGAGCACGAACAGGTGGGACGGCAGCGTCGTTTGCTGCTCGCTCGCGACGTCGGTGAAGAACAGGACGTCGAGCCCACGTACTCCCGCGCTGTGCGGGAGGGCGAGAGCGACGGCCAGCAGGACGATGAGGACGGCGGAGGCCAGGTAGGCACGCCCGATCACGAGGGTGCGCCCGAGAACCCTGTCCCGCTCGCGCATCGCCGATTCCGCGTTCCGGGTGACTTCCATGATCCCCGCGATCGGATCGGGTCGGTCGTCGGTGCTCACGTGGGGCATCCCTTCTCGGTGGTGACGGAGGCGACGACGGTGTCGCGCCGCAGAGTGGGCAGTCCGAGCCCGACCCCGATGGGCGGGGTCTCGGGCTTGCGACCGGCTTCGTGACGATCTCCGGCACGGGTGGCCCGGTAGGTGAGCACCCCGTCGTCCGCGAGCAGGTGGTGCGGGGCCGCCGCGGTGATCCGGGTCGTCACGATGTCCCCCGGCCGCACCCGCTCGGCATGCTCGCCGACCGGCGCGAAGTGCACCAGCCGCCCGTCGCGGGCTCGGCCCGTCATCCGGGCGGTCGCCGCGTCCTTACGCCCTTCGTCGGCGGTGACGAGTAGCTCGACGATCTGCCCGACCTGCTTCTGGTTCTCCTCCAGGGTGATCCGCTCCTGGAGGAGGATCAGGCGTTCGTAGCGTTCCTGGACCACCGCCTTGGGGATCTGCTCCGCCATGGTGGCCGCGGGGGTTCCCGGACGGGGCGAGTACTGGAAGGTGAACGCGCTGGAGAAACGGGCCTTCTCGACCACATCGAGGGTGGCCTGGAAGTCCTCTTCGGTCTCACCGGGGAACCCGACGATGATGTCGGTGGTGATGGCGGCGTGCGGCATGGCCGCGCGGACGCGGTCGATGATCCCGAGGAAGCGCTCGGACCTGTAGGACCTGCGCATGGCCCGGAGCACGCGGTCGGAACCGGACTGCAGGGGCATGTGCAGCTGGGGACACACGGTGGGCGTGGCGGCCATGGCCTCGATCACGTCGTCGGTGAACTCCGCCGGGTGCGGCGACGTGAAGCGGATGCGTTCGATCCCCTCGACACGACCGGCCGCACGGAGCAGTTTGGCGAACGCCCCCTTGTCCGAGGGCTCGTCGGGATCGTGGAACGACCGGCCGTAGGCGTTGACGTTCTGGCCGAGCAGCGTGACCTCGAGAACACCCTCGTCGGCGAGCGCCTGAATCTCGGCCAGGACCTCTCCGGGCCGCCGGTCGACCTCCTTGCCGCGCAGGGAGGGAACGATGCAGAAGGTGCAGGTGTTGTTGCATCCCACGGACACCGAGACCCAGCCCGCGTAGGCGGACTCGCGGGTGGCGGGCAGGGTCGAGGGGAAGTGCTGCAGGGAGTCGGCGATCTCCACCTCGGCCCGCTCGTTGTGGCGCGACCGGTCGAGGAGGGTCGGGAGGTGGCCGAGGTTGTGCGTACCGAACACCACGTCGACCCACGGCGCGCGGGAGACGACGACGTCCTTGTCCTTCTGGGCGAGGCAGCCGCCGACCGCGATCTGCAGACGGGGGTTGGCGTCCTTCCACGGGCGAAGGTGACCGAGAGTGCCGTAGAGCCGGTTGTCGGCGTTCTCGCGGACCGCGCAGGTGTTGAACACCACGAGGTCGGGGAGGTGGCCCTCGGCCGGGTCGGCCTCGCCCACGAAGGGGATGTACCCCGCGGCGTCGAGCACCCCGGAGAGCCGCTCGGAGTCATGGACGTTCATCTGGCAGCCGAAGGTACGCACCTGGTACGTCCGGCGGTCAACGCCCTTGACGTGTGCGTCCTGCGCCGCCGTCTGCAGGTCGGTCACGAGAGTATCCACGCAGGCCAGGGTACTCAGGGCGACGCGTGGGCCGCCAATTCGGCGTCCACGACTTTCATCGCCAACCCCGTCGGATAACCCCGACGAGCGAGGAAGGCGATGAGCCTCCGTCGCTCCCCCTGTACATCGGGGCCGGATAAGGCCTCGGCGGGCCGGCGATCCAACCGACCGCGAACCAGTTCAGCAGCCTGCCGGCGGTCATCGGACTCGTCGATTCCGCCGACCGCCCGGGCGATGTGCGACTCCGCCACGCCCTTGTCCCGCAGCTCGCGTTCGAGTGCGCCCCGAGAGCGGCCGCGGCGTTTCCTGCGACCCCGGACCCATTCCTCCGCGAAGTCAGCGTCGTTGAGCAGACCCCACGCCCTGACCCGGTCGAGTGCCTCGTCGACCGCATCCGCGGAGTGCTCCTTCTCGAGCAACCGCCCACGGAGCTCGTGCTCGCTGCGTGGCCGGTGTCGGAGCAATCTCAGAGCGGAGGAGGCAGCCTCGTGTGCCTCGGGCGCCAGCGGGGGCAGGTCCGAGGAACTGGAAGGCCGGGCCTCCACCGCGGCGATCGCCGTGCGGAGCTCCTCCGCTCCCAGCGCTCCGCCGGGGCGTCCGGCGCGGGTGTCCCGTTCAGGCATCAGAATTCGACGGGCACCACGTCGATCGGCGCGTCCTCGTCGGACTCCGCCTCGATCTCGGCGATCTCCGCGCCCGCGCCGATCTTGAGCTTGTCGAGGATCTTGCGCTCGATCTCGTCTCGCACCGACGGGTTGTCCTTCAGGTAACGACGGGCGTTCTCCTTGCCCTGGCCGAGCTGGTCCTGTCCGTAGGTGAACCAGGAACCCGACTTCTTGATGAAGCCGTTGTCCACGCCCATGTCGATGAGCGACCCCTCGCGGCTGATCCCCTCGCCGTAGAGGATGTCGAACTCCGCGATCTTGAACGGCGGTGCGACCTTGTTCTTGACGACCTTGCACTTGGTGCGGTTACCGACCGCGTCGGCACCGTCCTTGAGCGTCTCGATCCGACGCACGTCCAGCCGCACCGACGCATAGAACTTCAGCGCCTTACCACCGGTGGTGGTCTCCGGCGAGCCGAACATGACGCCGATCTTCTCGCGTAGCTGGTTGATGAAGATGGCGGTGGTGCCGGTGTTGTGCAGCGCACCGGTCATCTTCCGCAGGGCCTGACTCATGAGTCGCGCCTGCAGGCCGACGTGGCTGTCACCCATCTCGCCCTCGATCTCCGCCCGCGGCACCAGCGCCGCCACGGAGTCGATGACCAGGATGTCGATCGACCCGGAGCGCACCAGCATGTCGGCGATCTCCAGCGCCTGCTCGCCGGTGTCCGGCTGGGAGACGATGAGGTTGTCCGTGTCCACGCCCAGTTTGCGGGCGTACTCCGGATCCAGCGCGTGTTCGGCGTCGATGAACGCCGCGATTCCCCCGGCGGCCTGGGCGTTGGCCACGGCGTGCAGCGCGACCGTGGTCTTACCCGAGGACTCGGGTCCGTAGATCTCGACGACGCGGCCGCGGGGGAAACCGCCCACGCCCAGCGCCACGTCCAGGGACAGTGCACCGGTCGGGATCACCTGGACCGGCGGCCGGGTGTCGTCGCCCAGCCGCATGACGGAGCCCTTGCCGTACGCCTTGTCGATCTGCGCGAGGGCCAGTTCCAGGGCCTGCTCGCGATTCTGGGCCACGCCCGTCTTGGTCCCCGACTTCGCGGTGGTCTTGGGTGCCATGGTGCTCTCCGTTCCTGCGCGACCCCCGGCGTCCGGCCGATCGGTCTGGGTGGTGATTCAGTTGCGGACGTTACGGGCCGGGTACGACACGAACGTCTCGCGCGAAACCGGCGACCGCTCTCCTGTGGAGGGAGGGCGCCCTGTGGACGGGTCGTCCCGTCATCACGTGTCCCCCAGTGTAGCCGAACGGGTGTTCGAGGTCGACAGACACGCCGTGCGTCATCCGCTAGCGCAGCTGTTCGGGCACGTCGAACTCGGCGCACAGCGCCAACCAGACGCGCTTGACGGGCAGTCCGGCGTCGATCGCCTCGTCCGCGGTCCTCCCGCCGCACTCCGCGAGATGGTGCGACCTGATGAGGCTGTCGGCGCGGAGTGCTCCGAAGGCCTCCGCCGTGCGCGCCCGGAACTCGGTCTGAGTCACGTTCCGCCCTCCCCTGCGGACGACGACGGGCCGCCGGCGTGGTCGCCGACGGCCCGTTGCCGCGAGATCACTGCTGTTCGGTCTGCGCCTGCTGCTGCGGCGACGCGGCCGGCTGGGACTGCCCCTGGCCGAGCTGGCCGGCGGCGCCGGTGCCGGAGCCGAGCTGGCCGCCCTCGGTCATCGACGCGCGGATCTGCTCCAGACGGCTGTGGCCGGCCATCTGGGTGGAGGCCTGTTCGACCTCGAGCATCCGACCCTGCACGGAGTTCTGCGCGAGTTCCGCGGAACCCAACGCGTTGGCGTAGCGCCGCTCGATCTTGTCGCGGACCTGGTCGAGGTTTGGGGTGTTGCCGCCCGAGGAGAGCTCCGACATCGACTGCAGGGAGGCGCTCACCTGCTCCTGCATCTTGGCCTGCTCCAGCTGGCTGAGCAGCTTGGTGCGCTCGGCCACCCGCTGCTGCAGGACCATCGCGTTCTGCTCGACGGCCTTCTTCGCCTGGGCCGCGGCCTGGAGGGACTGGTCGTGCAGCCCCTTGAGGTCCTCGACGCTCTGCTCGGCGGTGACGAGCTGCGCGGCGAAGGCCTCCGCTGCGTTCTCGTACTCCGTCGCCTTCACCGAGTCGCCGTTCTGGCGTGCCTGCTCCGACATCTGGAGGGCCTGGCGGGTGGAGCCCTGCAGCTTCTCGATGTCCGCGAGCTGCCGGTTGAGCTTCATCTCCAGCTGCCGCTGGTTCCCGATGACCGCGGCGGCCTGCTGCGAGAGCTGCTGGTGCTGGCGCTGCGCATCGGCGATCGCCTGCTGGATCTGGACCTTGGGGTCAGCATTCTCGTCGATCTTCGAATCGAACAACGCCATGAGGTAGCGCCATGCCTTGGTAAACGGATTGGCCATCGCTGCGTAGTGTCCTTCTGCCGATTCGGACGACGGGTCTGTTCAACGGTACCGAACAACGCCGGTGTGGGACCACCGACCGTGATGGGTGCGGGGTCAGGCCGCGAGCACGGGCTCCGTGAAAGTGCCCGGAGGGGACACCTCGAGCGCCGCACGGATGAGGATCTCCCCCAGCGAGACGTCGAGGGCGCCCGAGATGGAGGCGAGGAGTTCGCTGGAGGCCTCCTTGCGGCCGCGCTCGATCTCCGAGAGGTAACCGGGACTCACACGGGCGGCGTCGGCCACGTCACGCAATGTCCGACCGGACTCCCCCCGCAGACCACGAAGGACCGTTCCTAGCGTCTCGCGTAGCAGAGGGGCACCGCCGGTCTGGTCCGGTCTGGGCAGGGTGGTCATCTGGATGTTCGGCATCACGGGGTATAACGCACCACCTGCCGGATTCGTTCCCGTCGTCGTCGTCACCGGTCCATCTCCCCCGTCGCTGCGGCGACGACCTGCTCCAATGCCGCCGTGCACGCTGCTCGGCGGATCCGGCTGCGGTCACCGTCCACCCTCAGTGGCACCGACCACGGTCCCCGGCCGGGGACGACCAGGCCGAGGAAGACGGTGCCGACCGGCCGGCCCTCCTGAGGGTCCGGTCCCGCCACTCCGGTCAGGCCCACGCCGACGTCGGCACCGCAGCGCGCGGCAGCGCCCCGGGCCAGCTCGCGAGCGGTCTCCGCCGAGACCGCCCCGTACTCGTCGAGGATCTCGCGGGAAACCCCGGCGAGGTCGTGTTTGAGCTCGGTGGCGTACACGATGAGCCCACCGCGCAACACCGCGCTGGCGCCCGGGACGTCTGCGATGGTCGCTGCCAGCAGCCCGGCGGTGAGGGACTCGGCCGTCGCCAGGGTCCAGCCCCGGTCCCGCAGGGCCGTGACGGCGGCCCGGGCCGCGGGCGGCGGTGCGACGGTCGGAGTAACGGGTCCGTCAGTCACCGGCACGGGCGGCCTGACGTGCCTTGACCAGATAGTCGACGCCGGTGACGACCGTGAGCACCACGGCCGCCCCGACCACGACCCACTCCACGGGCCACACCCAGTGCGGCAGCGGGAGGATGAGCATCCCCATCCCCACCGTCTGGGTGACGGTCTTGAGCTTGCCGCCCCTACTGGCGGCCACGACGTAATCCACCCCGAACAGCCGCCACAGCGTGATCCCGATTTCTCGGACCAGGATCACCACGGTCACCCACCAGAACAGCTCGCCCACCAGGGAGAGCGAGATGAGCGCGGCGGCGATGAGCGCCTTGTCGGCGATCGGATCCGCGATCTTGCCGAAGTCGGTGACCAACCCCAGTTTG from Dietzia sp. B32 includes:
- a CDS encoding IclR family transcriptional regulator; this translates as MSSPRGGRSRVQSVDRAFDLLDALSSRGGRASLGDLVADTGLAAATVHRLCGTLAESGHLRRDAGRDYLLGPRLQRIGDVAGRATASWAVPVLTAVVEGTGETANLAVREGDGVVYLAQVPSPHSMRMFTEVGRRVDVHCTAVGKALVAGDDDDEVRSMLDRAGMRRFTDSTIVDPDSLIDELRLVRRVGFATDESEQEEGVRCVAIAVGTGDAAFAVSASGPEARFTRDRRDAAVAILRAAVAGLVP
- the miaA gene encoding tRNA (adenosine(37)-N6)-dimethylallyltransferase MiaA produces the protein MTGTAPVAVVGPTGTGKSDLALGLAERLGGEVVNCDAMQQYRGMDIGTAKLTPEQRRGIPHHRLDVLDVTQTASVADFRTAAEREIDEIRERGHVPILCGGSMMYVQALVDGWMIPDTDPQVRAHYERRLEQIGVEALHAELAAVDPEAARTILPSDPRRTVRALEVVELTGKPFSASRPTIGEPRWGTRLLGVRCDLAELDERLATRAATMFATGLVDEVRRLVGVGLLEGVTARRAIGYAQVLDEMDAHQRIDDEGTGRAEERTVIGTRRYVRRQRSWFGRDHRIRWIDTDTRGRADDAPDPLEVALRILGADRR
- a CDS encoding DUF349 domain-containing protein is translated as MTEQSPAAQSGSGPGGSSSDGATPNPGPRPGAPSPAALARKVAPRPTPAVAPRVERGSDPSKWGRVDESGAVFVRTADGERQVGSWQAGAPEEGLAHFGLRFDDLAAEVALLETRLDSHPQDARKTRASAETLAAQIPAAAAVGDLDSLAARVAAVIERSGEVEAAARQRKDEQRAAAIARKEALAAEAEEIGASSTQWKSAGDRLREILEEWKTIRGIDRKTDDALWKRFSKAREAFNRRRGSHFAELDRTRASVKRVKEELVERAEALSASTEWNDTATAFRRLMDEWKAAGRAPRDADDALWKRFKAAQDTFFDARHAASAERDAEFESNAQAKEALLAEYEGRIDPAADLGAARSALRSLQSRWEEIGKVPRERMGQLEGRIRALEKRVADAADTEWRRTDPEAKARAGQFWDRVRDFEEQAAKAEAAGRSNEAEGARAQASQWREWAEAAERAVDTR
- the miaB gene encoding tRNA (N6-isopentenyl adenosine(37)-C2)-methylthiotransferase MiaB; protein product: MTDLQTAAQDAHVKGVDRRTYQVRTFGCQMNVHDSERLSGVLDAAGYIPFVGEADPAEGHLPDLVVFNTCAVRENADNRLYGTLGHLRPWKDANPRLQIAVGGCLAQKDKDVVVSRAPWVDVVFGTHNLGHLPTLLDRSRHNERAEVEIADSLQHFPSTLPATRESAYAGWVSVSVGCNNTCTFCIVPSLRGKEVDRRPGEVLAEIQALADEGVLEVTLLGQNVNAYGRSFHDPDEPSDKGAFAKLLRAAGRVEGIERIRFTSPHPAEFTDDVIEAMAATPTVCPQLHMPLQSGSDRVLRAMRRSYRSERFLGIIDRVRAAMPHAAITTDIIVGFPGETEEDFQATLDVVEKARFSSAFTFQYSPRPGTPAATMAEQIPKAVVQERYERLILLQERITLEENQKQVGQIVELLVTADEGRKDAATARMTGRARDGRLVHFAPVGEHAERVRPGDIVTTRITAAAPHHLLADDGVLTYRATRAGDRHEAGRKPETPPIGVGLGLPTLRRDTVVASVTTEKGCPT
- a CDS encoding regulatory protein RecX — encoded protein: MPERDTRAGRPGGALGAEELRTAIAAVEARPSSSSDLPPLAPEAHEAASSALRLLRHRPRSEHELRGRLLEKEHSADAVDEALDRVRAWGLLNDADFAEEWVRGRRKRRGRSRGALERELRDKGVAESHIARAVGGIDESDDRRQAAELVRGRLDRRPAEALSGPDVQGERRRLIAFLARRGYPTGLAMKVVDAELAAHASP
- the recA gene encoding recombinase RecA produces the protein MAPKTTAKSGTKTGVAQNREQALELALAQIDKAYGKGSVMRLGDDTRPPVQVIPTGALSLDVALGVGGFPRGRVVEIYGPESSGKTTVALHAVANAQAAGGIAAFIDAEHALDPEYARKLGVDTDNLIVSQPDTGEQALEIADMLVRSGSIDILVIDSVAALVPRAEIEGEMGDSHVGLQARLMSQALRKMTGALHNTGTTAIFINQLREKIGVMFGSPETTTGGKALKFYASVRLDVRRIETLKDGADAVGNRTKCKVVKNKVAPPFKIAEFDILYGEGISREGSLIDMGVDNGFIKKSGSWFTYGQDQLGQGKENARRYLKDNPSVRDEIERKILDKLKIGAGAEIAEIEAESDEDAPIDVVPVEF
- a CDS encoding DUF3046 domain-containing protein, with the protein product MTQTEFRARTAEAFGALRADSLIRSHHLAECGGRTADEAIDAGLPVKRVWLALCAEFDVPEQLR
- a CDS encoding PspA/IM30 family protein, with the protein product MANPFTKAWRYLMALFDSKIDENADPKVQIQQAIADAQRQHQQLSQQAAAVIGNQRQLEMKLNRQLADIEKLQGSTRQALQMSEQARQNGDSVKATEYENAAEAFAAQLVTAEQSVEDLKGLHDQSLQAAAQAKKAVEQNAMVLQQRVAERTKLLSQLEQAKMQEQVSASLQSMSELSSGGNTPNLDQVRDKIERRYANALGSAELAQNSVQGRMLEVEQASTQMAGHSRLEQIRASMTEGGQLGSGTGAAGQLGQGQSQPAASPQQQAQTEQQ
- a CDS encoding helix-turn-helix domain-containing protein encodes the protein MPNIQMTTLPRPDQTGGAPLLRETLGTVLRGLRGESGRTLRDVADAARVSPGYLSEIERGRKEASSELLASISGALDVSLGEILIRAALEVSPPGTFTEPVLAA
- a CDS encoding CinA family protein, with protein sequence MTDGPVTPTVAPPPAARAAVTALRDRGWTLATAESLTAGLLAATIADVPGASAVLRGGLIVYATELKHDLAGVSREILDEYGAVSAETARELARGAAARCGADVGVGLTGVAGPDPQEGRPVGTVFLGLVVPGRGPWSVPLRVDGDRSRIRRAACTAALEQVVAAATGEMDR
- the pgsA gene encoding CDP-diacylglycerol--glycerol-3-phosphate 3-phosphatidyltransferase, with protein sequence MTASTREDGLPTAEVPVLNIANVLTVLRIILVPVFVVLFFVADAQEPWWRVGAFVVFAVAMFTDYVDGHLARKLGLVTDFGKIADPIADKALIAAALISLSLVGELFWWVTVVILVREIGITLWRLFGVDYVVAASRGGKLKTVTQTVGMGMLILPLPHWVWPVEWVVVGAAVVLTVVTGVDYLVKARQAARAGD